A genomic stretch from Desulfotignum balticum DSM 7044 includes:
- a CDS encoding aminotransferase class I/II-fold pyridoxal phosphate-dependent enzyme translates to MLNQFIDIATQKIRAKRMAYFGKHPDVYTKIYAYTRPNVLKALGYYPYYPKIEKANATQVTIDGKQKIMLGSNNYLGLTNHPKVIEAGMNALREYGSGLTGSRLLNGNTLLHDQLEEQLADFVHMESTLVFSTGFGTNFGTIATICGPDDLIFSDEYNHASIVDGIRFSGARKCKYKHNDMQDLEEKLAFSDPKYPRFIVTDGIFSMEGDIARLDDLVALSKKYHSRLMVDDAHSFGILGPRGDGTAAHFDVTKDVDLIMGTFSKSLGCIGGFISGEKLVIEFLKHHSRTMLFTASLPPSNVASVMAALRIIQAEPERREQLIDNARFIRDGLKSLGFDVGESVTPIIPIIIGKDLKTFQVWKDLMDAGVYTNPIVSPAVPRGRALLRTSYMATHTRKQLEFCLDMFEKTGRKARIIR, encoded by the coding sequence ATGTTAAATCAATTCATTGATATTGCCACCCAGAAAATTCGTGCCAAACGCATGGCATATTTTGGAAAGCACCCGGATGTGTATACAAAAATATATGCCTATACCCGGCCAAATGTGCTAAAGGCCCTGGGATATTATCCCTATTATCCGAAAATCGAAAAAGCCAATGCCACCCAAGTCACCATTGACGGAAAACAAAAAATCATGCTGGGATCCAATAATTATCTTGGGCTCACCAACCATCCCAAAGTGATTGAAGCCGGTATGAACGCGCTGCGGGAATATGGCTCGGGATTGACCGGCAGCCGTTTGCTGAACGGCAATACCCTGCTGCATGATCAATTGGAAGAACAGCTGGCGGATTTTGTTCACATGGAAAGCACCCTGGTGTTTTCCACGGGATTCGGTACCAATTTTGGAACCATCGCGACCATCTGCGGTCCGGATGATTTGATTTTCAGTGATGAATACAATCATGCGTCCATTGTCGACGGGATCCGTTTTTCCGGTGCACGAAAATGCAAATACAAACACAATGACATGCAGGATCTGGAAGAAAAACTGGCCTTTTCAGATCCAAAATACCCCCGGTTCATTGTCACGGACGGCATCTTCAGTATGGAAGGGGATATTGCCAGACTGGATGACCTGGTTGCTTTATCGAAAAAATACCATTCCCGCCTGATGGTTGATGATGCCCATTCCTTTGGGATTTTAGGTCCCCGTGGCGACGGGACTGCCGCCCATTTTGACGTTACAAAAGATGTGGACCTGATTATGGGGACCTTCAGCAAATCCTTAGGCTGCATCGGCGGATTTATTTCCGGTGAAAAACTAGTGATCGAATTTTTAAAACATCATTCCCGGACCATGCTTTTCACGGCATCCCTGCCCCCTTCCAATGTGGCGTCCGTCATGGCGGCCTTAAGAATCATCCAGGCAGAACCGGAACGCCGTGAACAATTGATCGACAATGCCCGGTTTATTCGCGATGGTTTAAAATCACTGGGATTTGATGTCGGTGAAAGCGTCACCCCGATCATTCCCATTATTATCGGTAAAGATCTCAAGACGTTTCAGGTATGGAAAGACCTGATGGATGCGGGGGTTTACACAAATCCCATTGTGTCTCCGGCCGTACCCCGGGGCAGGGCCCTGCTGCGTACCAGCTACATGGCAACCCACACCCGCAAACAACTGGAATTCTGTCTGGATATGTTTGAAAAAACCGGCAGAAAAGCCCGCATTATCCGTTGA
- a CDS encoding radical SAM/SPASM domain-containing protein: MIFNARDRITRGLLSLARSPLPFHLYYRRHFPLPAVLLIENTNACNAHCVMCPREKLTRKPGIMAFELFEKIIREVSEVKRKPVVHLHGFGEPLLDESLPDRIRLAKDFGINHTYLVTNASLLFPETAKKIIDAGLDEMKISFYGTDDDSYCRTMEGLDFKVALNNIIEFVKIRKEMKKKTPKLILQYLPQETNGAAIKDFKILGRAVLDKKVGDRLNVSALDNFGDGREYNPVKGNIASVCFYPWSAMSVLWDGRAVTCCVDYNGVQEVGNLNSQTVAEIWNGPVMTGIRKNFGRLDYSGFPVCQCCDWVHRR; this comes from the coding sequence ATGATTTTCAATGCAAGAGACAGGATCACCCGGGGGCTGTTGTCATTGGCCAGATCTCCTTTGCCGTTTCATCTGTATTACCGCCGCCATTTTCCGTTGCCCGCAGTCCTCCTGATTGAAAACACCAATGCCTGCAACGCCCACTGTGTGATGTGCCCCCGTGAAAAGCTGACCCGGAAACCCGGCATCATGGCATTTGAGTTATTTGAAAAAATAATCAGAGAAGTGTCGGAAGTAAAACGAAAACCCGTTGTGCATCTGCACGGATTTGGAGAACCGCTGCTGGATGAATCATTACCGGACCGGATCCGGCTCGCAAAAGATTTCGGGATAAACCATACCTATCTGGTGACCAATGCCTCGTTATTATTTCCCGAAACGGCAAAAAAAATCATCGATGCGGGACTGGATGAGATGAAAATCAGCTTTTACGGCACGGATGACGACTCCTATTGCCGCACCATGGAAGGGCTGGATTTCAAGGTAGCGTTAAACAATATCATCGAATTTGTGAAAATCAGAAAGGAGATGAAAAAAAAGACACCGAAACTGATCCTTCAATACCTGCCTCAGGAAACCAATGGCGCTGCAATAAAAGACTTTAAAATCCTGGGGCGCGCTGTTCTGGACAAAAAAGTGGGCGACCGCCTGAATGTCAGCGCTCTGGACAATTTCGGCGATGGACGGGAGTACAACCCGGTCAAAGGAAACATAGCGTCTGTCTGTTTTTATCCCTGGTCGGCCATGTCCGTGCTCTGGGACGGCAGGGCTGTGACCTGTTGTGTGGATTATAACGGGGTTCAGGAAGTAGGGAATCTGAACTCCCAGACGGTCGCGGAAATCTGGAACGGGCCGGTAATGACCGGCATCCGAAAAAACTTCGGCCGGCTGGATTATAGCGGATTTCCGGTCTGTCAGTGCTGTGACTGGGTACACCGGCGGTAA
- a CDS encoding SDR family oxidoreductase, with amino-acid sequence MKPKQASSKTVLITGASSGIGKCTAAYLAAKGFRVYGTSRRPESCPEIKNGFMIPMDVRDTDSVKKAIAHIVEKEGHIDILVNNAGVGIGGTVEDTSTEMAKALFDTNFFGICRVLQEVLPVMRQQSEGLIINMSSIGGIIGLPFQGIYSASKFAVEGLSEALYKELSLSAIHVVLIEPGDFKTEFTANRQTINTTHHADQFQRTMKVIENDEQTGQPPLKIAHLIEKIIHTPTPRLRYAVGAFDQKLSLFLKKILPNRWFDQIIMSYYQLK; translated from the coding sequence ATGAAACCAAAGCAAGCGTCATCAAAAACCGTATTGATCACAGGCGCATCTTCCGGCATCGGCAAATGTACGGCCGCGTATCTGGCCGCAAAGGGATTTCGGGTGTATGGCACATCCCGCAGGCCTGAATCCTGTCCAGAAATAAAAAACGGTTTCATGATACCCATGGATGTCCGGGATACCGATTCCGTGAAAAAAGCCATTGCACATATTGTCGAAAAAGAAGGGCATATCGATATCCTGGTAAACAATGCCGGGGTTGGTATCGGCGGTACGGTTGAAGACACGTCCACAGAAATGGCCAAAGCGCTGTTTGATACCAATTTTTTCGGCATCTGCCGCGTATTGCAGGAAGTGCTCCCGGTGATGAGACAACAGTCCGAAGGACTCATCATCAACATGAGTTCCATTGGGGGCATCATCGGGCTTCCCTTTCAGGGGATCTATTCGGCATCCAAATTTGCTGTGGAAGGACTTTCAGAAGCCTTATATAAAGAGTTGTCCCTGTCAGCCATCCACGTGGTCCTGATCGAGCCCGGAGATTTTAAAACCGAATTTACGGCCAACCGGCAGACCATTAACACAACCCATCATGCCGATCAATTCCAGCGCACAATGAAAGTCATTGAAAATGATGAACAAACCGGTCAGCCGCCGTTGAAAATTGCCCATCTCATTGAAAAGATCATCCACACCCCCACCCCCCGGTTGCGATATGCCGTGGGCGCGTTTGATCAGAAATTATCCCTGTTTTTAAAAAAAATATTGCCCAACCGATGGTTTGATCAAATCATCATGTCGTATTATCAGCTGAAATAG